Proteins encoded together in one Aurantiacibacter aquimixticola window:
- a CDS encoding M50 family metallopeptidase — protein sequence MRVQPGSQEEKVGRLILAAVLVMFLPTIPLGNYLIYPFVILSTWFHEMGHGLTALVLGQDFELLVINSDGSGYAQSRADMEASGLSMALIAAGGPLGPSVVGSVLILASAVRKYWRPALYGLAGALAISTVIWVRSTVGWIVLPALAAAFAWVAWRGQDWLRLFALQFVGVLAALSMFRDFDYLFSESAVIGGQPMLSDTGAMEQALAFPYWLWAILIIVVSGGMIGASLKYALNRDG from the coding sequence ATGCGCGTTCAGCCCGGAAGCCAGGAAGAAAAGGTCGGACGGCTGATTCTCGCCGCCGTGCTCGTGATGTTCCTGCCGACGATTCCGCTCGGCAATTACCTGATCTATCCCTTCGTCATCCTGTCGACCTGGTTCCACGAGATGGGACACGGCCTTACCGCGCTGGTATTGGGACAAGACTTCGAACTGCTGGTCATCAATTCCGACGGATCCGGCTACGCCCAGTCGCGCGCCGATATGGAAGCCTCGGGCCTGTCGATGGCGCTGATCGCTGCGGGAGGCCCATTGGGTCCGAGTGTCGTCGGATCGGTCCTGATTCTGGCGAGCGCGGTGCGCAAATATTGGCGACCCGCGCTTTACGGCTTGGCAGGCGCACTGGCGATTTCAACCGTGATCTGGGTGCGCAGCACCGTGGGCTGGATCGTCCTTCCGGCACTGGCCGCCGCTTTCGCGTGGGTTGCATGGCGCGGGCAGGACTGGCTGCGCCTCTTCGCCCTGCAATTCGTCGGCGTGCTCGCCGCACTCAGCATGTTTCGCGATTTCGACTACCTGTTCTCGGAAAGCGCGGTGATAGGCGGGCAGCCGATGCTCTCGGACACCGGCGCGATGGAGCAGGCGCTGGCCTTTCCCTACTGGCTGTGGGCCATTCTCATAATCGTCGTGTCGGGCGGGATGATCGGGGCGAGCCTGAAATACGCCCTCAATCGCGACGGCTGA
- a CDS encoding MFS transporter encodes MAIAYAPPCDETAGREGNGTCPSQTGTLIATVLGSSLAFVMGAIINVALPQMQSDFGTDAAGMQWIVNAYLLPLSALVLVGGALGDRYGRKRLFMLGLALYAAATVACALAPSLSLLLAARVVQGVGAALLAPNSLAILADAFSGEARGKAIGTWAAAGAIAGAAAPLAGGVVVDLLDWRWAFAIVLPLAMSAWVIGARSIAESREDAKDRPVLDTAGAALVTLGLAGTVYGLIALPDAGAQLSAIGPLALGLAALAAFLWIEHRRGEEAMMPLGVFASASFSGISLLTLLLYAALGALLVLLPYMLINTFEYGATAAGAAMLPFPLIMGSLSRRIGGLATKFGMRRMLTAGPLLVAAGFALMAWRTSADMTYWTGILPGLVVMAIGMATSVAPLTTAVMNAVEARFTGVASGINNAISRTAGLIATALLGFVLTGGAADSGALVSGFAATAWVCAALALAASAAVWFTVSEEEIAS; translated from the coding sequence ATGGCCATCGCCTATGCCCCGCCATGCGACGAAACCGCCGGGCGCGAGGGCAACGGCACGTGCCCGTCGCAGACTGGCACGCTGATCGCGACGGTGCTTGGGTCCAGCCTCGCCTTCGTCATGGGCGCGATCATCAATGTCGCCCTGCCGCAGATGCAGTCCGATTTCGGTACCGATGCGGCGGGTATGCAATGGATCGTCAACGCCTACCTCCTGCCGCTTTCCGCGTTGGTGCTGGTCGGTGGTGCGCTGGGCGATCGCTACGGCCGCAAACGGCTCTTCATGCTGGGGTTGGCCCTCTATGCCGCGGCGACAGTGGCGTGCGCGCTCGCGCCAAGCCTGTCGCTATTGCTCGCCGCGCGGGTGGTGCAGGGCGTGGGTGCCGCGCTGCTGGCGCCCAACAGCCTCGCCATCCTGGCCGATGCTTTTTCGGGCGAGGCGCGCGGCAAGGCCATCGGCACATGGGCGGCGGCAGGCGCGATCGCGGGGGCCGCGGCTCCGCTGGCGGGCGGCGTGGTGGTGGATCTGCTCGACTGGCGCTGGGCCTTCGCCATCGTTCTTCCGCTGGCAATGAGTGCTTGGGTAATCGGCGCGCGTTCGATTGCGGAGAGCCGGGAGGATGCCAAGGATCGCCCCGTGCTCGACACCGCAGGGGCGGCGCTGGTGACGCTCGGCCTTGCGGGGACCGTCTATGGCCTGATCGCGCTTCCCGATGCGGGCGCGCAGCTCTCGGCAATTGGCCCGCTGGCGCTCGGCCTGGCCGCGCTCGCAGCGTTTCTCTGGATCGAGCATCGGCGCGGGGAGGAGGCGATGATGCCGCTCGGCGTCTTCGCTTCCGCATCGTTCAGCGGCATTTCGCTCCTGACCCTGCTGCTCTACGCGGCGCTCGGCGCGCTGCTGGTGCTGCTGCCTTACATGCTCATCAACACGTTCGAATACGGCGCGACGGCGGCGGGCGCGGCGATGTTGCCGTTTCCGCTGATCATGGGCTCGCTTTCGCGCCGGATCGGCGGGCTGGCGACCAAATTCGGCATGCGGCGAATGCTCACGGCAGGGCCGCTGCTGGTGGCGGCGGGCTTCGCATTGATGGCATGGCGGACAAGTGCGGACATGACGTATTGGACAGGCATTCTGCCCGGCCTCGTCGTGATGGCGATCGGCATGGCGACCAGCGTCGCCCCGCTCACCACGGCGGTGATGAATGCGGTGGAGGCGCGCTTCACCGGCGTTGCCTCTGGCATAAACAATGCCATTTCGCGCACCGCCGGTCTGATCGCGACCGCGCTTCTCGGCTTCGTGCTGACGGGCGGAGCGGCGGATAGCGGCGCGCTCGTCTCCGGCTTCGCAGCGACTGCATGGGTGTGCGCTGCGCTCGCGCTGGCTGCGTCGGCGGCTGTGTGGTTCACCGTCAGCGAAGAGGAAATCGCGAGTTAA
- a CDS encoding AI-2E family transporter: MSTKEGRAQLESGGYLVFLALVTIAFIAIIWPFVMPILWATLAAIMFQPLYQWFHRRMGGENRAAIMTLLVITVAIIIPALLIGGVVVEQATSLIVAFREGRIDLAGWFDAVHDALPAAVQANLDLQGFGTAELVQERARELALESSGLIAREALAITESALGFLLAFGVGLYVAYFLLRDGHEIGERVKAHLPVAGGIAERLAERFLAITRATIKGSIVVGLVQGALGAATYWIAGVPSVVLLGLLTALFSLLPAIGPAIVWLPIAIYLLATGDIWQGVLVLFSGVAIIGMVDNVLRPILVGRDTGIPDWMILISTLGGIAALGLAGIVIGPMLAGLFLAGWSILNETRDTRIEAPAA; this comes from the coding sequence ATGAGCACGAAGGAGGGCCGCGCGCAGCTCGAAAGCGGAGGGTATCTCGTTTTCCTCGCGCTGGTGACGATCGCCTTCATCGCGATCATCTGGCCCTTCGTCATGCCGATACTGTGGGCGACACTCGCGGCGATCATGTTCCAGCCGCTCTACCAGTGGTTTCACCGCCGCATGGGCGGCGAAAACCGTGCGGCCATTATGACGCTGCTGGTGATCACTGTCGCGATCATCATCCCGGCGCTGCTGATCGGCGGCGTAGTGGTAGAGCAGGCGACTTCGCTGATCGTCGCCTTTCGCGAAGGGCGGATCGATCTCGCCGGATGGTTCGATGCCGTGCACGATGCCTTGCCTGCGGCCGTGCAGGCCAATCTCGACCTGCAGGGCTTCGGCACGGCGGAGCTAGTGCAGGAGCGCGCGCGCGAACTGGCGTTGGAAAGCTCCGGCCTGATCGCGCGCGAGGCACTGGCCATCACCGAAAGCGCGCTGGGCTTCCTGCTGGCCTTCGGCGTCGGCCTTTACGTCGCCTATTTCCTGCTTCGCGACGGGCACGAGATCGGCGAACGGGTGAAAGCGCACTTGCCCGTCGCGGGCGGAATTGCCGAGCGACTGGCGGAACGGTTCCTTGCCATCACCCGCGCGACCATCAAGGGCTCCATCGTCGTCGGACTGGTGCAGGGTGCGCTGGGCGCGGCGACCTACTGGATCGCGGGCGTGCCCTCGGTCGTGCTGCTCGGCCTGCTGACCGCGCTCTTCTCCCTGCTCCCCGCCATCGGGCCGGCCATCGTCTGGCTGCCCATCGCCATCTATCTGCTGGCGACGGGCGATATCTGGCAAGGGGTGCTGGTCCTCTTCTCCGGCGTCGCGATCATCGGGATGGTCGATAATGTCCTTCGCCCGATATTGGTGGGCCGGGACACCGGCATTCCCGACTGGATGATCCTGATCTCCACGCTTGGCGGCATCGCCGCGCTGGGGCTGGCCGGGATCGTGATCGGCCCGATGCTGGCGGGGCTGTTCCTTGCCGGATGGTCCATCCTCAACGAAACGCGCGACACCCGTATCGAAGCGCCCGCCGCCTGA
- a CDS encoding DUF1295 domain-containing protein, which translates to MTDALTVNGALLVCAVLGLWVISAAIGKASFVDSVWGFAMAGLALASFMQLTDQGSAAALLLAMVAAWGVRLGVHLLRRYWRNGEDARYRNMLPPPEDRFSFALTSLWKVWLLQAALIMLVSSPAQVGILAASDAPITAWALPGIALYLLGIFFEWVGDWQLARFKADPSNEGKVMNEGLWRYTRHPNYFGDACAWWGIWLVAASVDLSAALWTLPGPIFLTFTLVKWSGAAMTEDAMDEKYGDDFARYKRRTSAFIPMPPKEPA; encoded by the coding sequence GTGACTGACGCGCTGACCGTCAACGGCGCGCTGCTAGTTTGCGCCGTGCTCGGGCTCTGGGTGATCTCTGCGGCAATCGGAAAAGCGAGCTTCGTCGACAGCGTGTGGGGCTTTGCGATGGCAGGCCTCGCGCTCGCTTCGTTCATGCAGCTGACGGACCAGGGAAGCGCGGCGGCGTTGCTGCTGGCGATGGTGGCGGCCTGGGGCGTGCGCCTCGGCGTGCACCTGCTGCGACGTTACTGGCGCAATGGCGAGGACGCGCGGTATCGCAACATGCTGCCACCGCCCGAGGATCGCTTCAGCTTCGCGCTCACTTCCCTCTGGAAAGTCTGGCTATTGCAGGCCGCGCTGATCATGCTGGTGAGCAGCCCGGCGCAGGTCGGGATCCTCGCCGCGTCTGATGCGCCGATAACCGCATGGGCATTGCCTGGCATCGCGCTCTATCTCCTCGGCATATTTTTTGAATGGGTCGGCGACTGGCAGCTGGCGCGCTTCAAGGCCGATCCTTCCAATGAAGGCAAGGTGATGAACGAGGGGCTGTGGCGATACACTAGGCACCCGAACTATTTCGGCGATGCCTGCGCATGGTGGGGTATCTGGCTGGTGGCGGCGAGCGTCGACCTGTCCGCCGCGCTCTGGACTCTGCCGGGGCCGATCTTCCTGACCTTCACGCTGGTCAAATGGTCGGGCGCGGCGATGACGGAGGATGCGATGGACGAGAAATACGGCGATGATTTCGCCCGCTACAAGCGCCGCACATCCGCCTTCATCCCGATGCCACCGAAGGAGCCTGCCTGA
- a CDS encoding 1-acyl-sn-glycerol-3-phosphate acyltransferase — MTKPTLLSRIVWRILRGLYRMRGYKLEGSVPSAAKFVFVGAPHTTNWDFVFFAGAVRELGVTPSFIGKHTLFKWPMTRFMHDMGGMPVDRSRKGGYVQAVIGAFEAADALALVVAPEGSRTSDGRWRSGFYHIAHGAGVPIVPAWVNHDTRRGGVGEPIMPTGDFHADLAKLAEFYRKNRPDCERFEVLARQARDELPDIPRRRD; from the coding sequence ATGACAAAACCCACCCTCCTCTCGCGCATCGTCTGGCGCATTTTGCGCGGGCTGTACCGGATGCGTGGCTACAAGCTCGAGGGAAGCGTGCCATCGGCCGCGAAATTCGTGTTTGTCGGCGCGCCGCATACGACGAACTGGGACTTCGTGTTTTTTGCAGGAGCGGTGCGAGAGCTTGGCGTGACGCCCAGCTTCATCGGCAAGCACACGCTGTTCAAATGGCCGATGACGCGGTTCATGCACGATATGGGCGGCATGCCGGTCGATCGATCGCGCAAGGGTGGCTATGTCCAGGCGGTGATCGGCGCGTTCGAGGCTGCGGACGCGCTGGCGCTGGTCGTCGCGCCCGAAGGCAGCCGGACGAGTGACGGCCGCTGGCGCAGCGGGTTCTACCACATCGCGCACGGAGCTGGCGTGCCGATCGTGCCCGCCTGGGTGAACCACGATACGCGCCGGGGCGGCGTGGGCGAACCGATCATGCCGACCGGCGATTTCCATGCCGACCTTGCCAAGTTGGCGGAGTTCTATCGGAAAAACCGGCCTGATTGTGAACGGTTCGAAGTGCTCGCCCGGCAGGCGCGGGACGAATTGCCCGATATTCCGAGACGGCGTGACTGA